From a region of the Zingiber officinale cultivar Zhangliang chromosome 4B, Zo_v1.1, whole genome shotgun sequence genome:
- the LOC121977634 gene encoding L-ascorbate oxidase-like, giving the protein MCSSLLVVLLLLSASRPAHSKVRVHRWDISYAFKSQDCVRNLAVTINGQTPGPTIRAEMGDTVVVHVKNNLVTENTAIHWHGIRQIGTPWFDGTEGVTQCPIVPGDTFTYRFVVDRPGTYLYHAHYGMQRSAGLYGLIQVALPAAQAEPFSYDYDRSIILNDWWHDTTQQLSTGLASVPFVWVNEPKSILINGRGKFNCSLAAANQVCNATSPDCSPFVLTVVPGMTYRLRIASVSSLSAFNFEIEGHDLLVVEADGHYVNPFAVKNLNIYSGETYSVLFTADRDASRNYWIAANVVGRRPDTEPGIAVLNYYPNHPRRTPPTARPEGPLWNWNDTDYREQQSIALSRSHPDYIHPPPATSDRTILLLNTQNRVEDGRTRWSLNGVSHDMPHTPYLIALREGLRHAFDETPAPERYDYENYDVSRHPPAVVNATISTSIYRLKFNSTVDVVLQNANTLANSSNSETHPWHLHGHDFWVLAYGTGKFDPRRDTSKFNLVDPIMKNTVALHPFGWTAIRFRADNPGAWAFHCHIEAHFVMGMGVVFAEGVDRIGRLPTSIMGCGDSKFLRARHH; this is encoded by the exons ATGTGCTCCTCCTTGCTCGTGGTGTTACTGCTGCTGTCGGCCTCGCGGCCGGCTCATTCCAAAGTTCGCGTCCACAGATGGGATATCTCCTACGCGTTCAAGTCGCAGGACTGCGTGCGAAATCTGGCTGTGACGATCAACGGCCAGACTCCTGGGCCGACCATCCGCGCGGAGATGGGCGACACCGTCGTGGTTCATGTCAAGAACAACCTCGTCACTGAGAACACGGCCATCCATTGGCACGGCATCCGGCAG ATTGGCACGCCGTGGTTCGATGGGACGGAAGGAGTCACGCAGTGCCCGATCGTGCCAGGCGACACGTTCACCTACAGATTTGTGGTCGATCGA CCGGGGACGTACCTCTACCATGCTCACTACGGCATGCAAAGGAGCGCCGGGCTCTACGGCCTCATCCAAGTCGCCCTGCCGGCGGCGCAGGCTGAGCCGTTCTCCTACGACTACGATCGCAGCATCATCCTCAACGATTGGTGGCACGATACCACCCAGCAGCTCTCCACTGGCCTTGCTTCCGTGCCATTTGTTTGGGTGAACGAACCAAAG TCTATCTTGATCAATGGAAGAGGCAAGTTCAACTGCTCCCTGGCAGCAGCGAACCAGGTGTGCAACGCCACCAGCCCCGACTGTTCTCCCTTCGTGCTCACCGTCGTCCCAGGCATGACTTACCGCCTACGAATCGCCAGCGTCTCCTCCCTTTCAGCTTTCAACTTCGAAATCGAG GGACACGACTTGTTGGTGGTGGAAGCGGACGGCCACTACGTGAATCCCTTCGCGGTGAAGAACCTCAACATATACTCCGGCGAGACGTACTCGGTGCTCTTCACTGCCGATCGAGACGCTTCTCGCAACTATTGGATAGCCGCCAATGTGGTCGGCCGACGTCCCGACACCGAGCCTGGAATTGCCGTCCTCAATTACTACCCGAACCACCCGAGAAGGACCCCGCCGACCGCCCGTCCGGAGGGGCCTCTATGGAATTGGAACGACACTGATTACAGGGAGCAACAGAGCATCGCCCTCAGCCGGTCGCACCCCGACTATATCCACCCGCCGCCAGCGACCTCCGACAGGACGATCCTCTTGCTCAACACGCAGAACAGGGTGGAGGATGGTCGCACGAGGTGGTCGCTCAACGGTGTGTCCCACGACATGCCTCACACGCCGTACCTAATCGCGCTCAGGGAGGGGCTGCGCCACGCGTTCGACGAGACGCCGGCGCCAGAGAGATACGACTACGAGAACTACGACGTGTCCAGGCATCCGCCGGCGGTCGTCAACGCGACCATCTCGACGTCTATCTACCGACTCAAGTTCAACTCGACGGTGGACGTGGTGCTGCAGAACGCAAACACTCTGGCCAATTCCAGCAACAGCGAAACGCACCCGTGGCACCTGCACGGGCACGATTTTTGGGTGCTGGCCTACGGCACCGGCAAGTTCGACCCCAGGAGGGACACGAGCAAGTTCAATCTGGTGGACCCGATCATGAAGAACACGGTGGCGCTGCACCCCTTTGGGTGGACCGCCATCAGGTTTCGGGCCGACAACCCCGGCGCGTGGGCGTTCCACTGCCACATCGAGGCCCACTTCGTCATGGGTATGGGGGTGGTGTTCGCCGAGGGCGTGGACAGGATCGGCAGGCTGCCGACGTCCATCATGGGCTGCGGCGATTCCAAGTTCTTGAGGGCAAGGCACCACTAA